From a region of the Penaeus vannamei isolate JL-2024 chromosome 2, ASM4276789v1, whole genome shotgun sequence genome:
- the LOC113822884 gene encoding filaggrin-2 isoform X1, with translation MNSRFEICNSDNGKSNDSIASSEQTSGGSSDRVIGAGHRTPKTPVAQGEVSTNGAVNDWTYAQGGQYQQNNYLPYQYQQFDYNQQGYYNQDSYYNQQDSTYDQQQQQYYGQPFSSPAYQQQYSVGDQSQQEEQQFQNSQELSEEQQEQSTPQPDHQLAGECGQCWVCGASFQDVALLRDHLALFHAHVQVYSCPLCPADYSSESLLNEHFQNNHVVKDSTEEQNSDTSAPSKVVKAPVRQRSNNNTKAKRPSQVRRKPILWCVRCKINRFATKHDFETHHVGHIHERELQVRLVRLSAAQLQRVKVDSVGGRRSSSGFKLKLRISKVGRGRGRKRREVRIVSNEEGMSESHNSLEDQEGTEAESFEQEEAEAGEEAGIPERAGSGEGESEGEEEDGLASEEAENQEGGEHSPGHDDTNRESHQDYEPEEQDSREGHSGEQQHQDEEEEEAASAPHQKEAQADYQQEKQGDGEGAVGTGENSEGFSSDFGEQELAFGTAGPSEAPPSTYQPQFESFPTSDWFSEYESGPRIAAAMAGATTAESASESSAWAGGAEGQANPTYTTASTPPEKGNSSPPVNGGTNEGDGEDGLFSQAVLGQESPEKNDRQGSFEQLCLNDSFSNQNEQAGQDQSDQQQDGQMQSSEQQQQQQASGVTNDLLSELEYLNNSGQGSQSGQVDGSPHSGGPSPHSGGPATPSHLSSRGSNSGTPTSSSGHPTPPPSDTSFRALATSPLTSPPQGSSPAIRGPTPPTTSPLQQQLQQSPTGGDQQQQGGVPRLTIANNLMAPTTSTAMLSTTTNSQVGVGGMMSQYGNQWPQASGYTGRGGYASLAGTSMANTNLGAPLRAPLPPSVAMPYRPSPPPRVRGRPPLMGQMGRPPLHQGPLLQPSRGPGRPPTSSILPPPLMPAPGGRGGMMPPLQRMHQTMYPGQRQPSPQQQGAAGKRQLLGAAGHSPNKSARREDINVPSRQKDNECQIIAVANRTDGLPVIANVQGGSAAPGSQQRGSSSNSSGGGSSSSSSSSSNPPSTESTINLSDSITLSVRTSSANKEPVQRGERGGPDAGAVANLLASRGITVTPAAGERQEGGGGGRDDRRLPTAQELNLSSAISVHPPTQREREAGARERDRDGFAVPQAPASRGSGVTNSNVERPPRPPTVDLTQDVPTAGSQGTRHQCHQCDRSFPTASLLAEHSRVHQQHQQSRMPFKCHLCTAGFSTQKGQQHHYQQFHQLHLSAGDVAIPLVDLRNPVNVQRMAALGIRSFLPLTNLQNRGAGGVVGVPILTLENLRNGHMTLQQWGVSDVLSLGPAKTLNMPR, from the coding sequence GTGAAGTGTCTACGAACGGTGCAGTAAACGACTGGACGTATGCACAAGGTGGGCAGTACCAGCAGAACAACTACCTTCCGTACCAATACCAGCAGTTTGATTACAACCAGCAAGGTTACTACAACCAAGACTCGTACTACAATCAGCAAGATTCTACGTATgaccagcagcaacagcagtactaTGGTCAGCCCTTCAGCAGCCCTGCTTATCAGCAACAGTACAGTGTAGGGGATCAGTCACAGCAAGAGGAGCAGCAGTTTCAGAACTCGCAGGAGCTTTCAGAAGAACAGCAAGAGCAAAGTACACCACAGCCAGATCATCAGTTAGCAGGGGAATGTGGTCAGTGCTGGGTGTGTGGTGCATCATTCCAGGATGTGGCACTCCTCCGTGACCATTTGGCACTTTTCCATGCCCATGTGCAAGTGTACAGTTGTCCTCTTTGCCCAGCTGACTACTCTAGTGAGAGCCTTCTCAACGAGCACTTCCAAAATAATCACGTGGTAAAGGACTCTACCGAAGAACAGAACTCTGACACTTCAGCACCTTCAAAGGTAGTAAAGGCACCTGTACGCCAGAGATCTAACAATAATACAAAGGCTAAAAGACCTTCCCAGGTTAGAAGAAAACCCATTTTATGGTGTGTGCGCTGTAAGATCAATAGGTTTGCAACTAAACACGACTTCGAAACTCATCACGTGGGCCATATACACGAAAGGGAACTTCAGGTGCGACTAGTGCGCCTAAGTGCAGCACAGCTGCAGAGGGTCAAAGTGGATTCAGTTGGAGGGAGGAGGTCCTCCTCAGGTTTCAAGCTGAAGCTCCGGATTTCCAAAGTgggacgtggacgtggacgtaAGCGAAGAGAAGTACGAATCGTCAGCAACGAGGAGGGCATGAGTGAGAGCCATAATAGCTTAGAAGATCAAGAAGGAACGGAAGCTGAATCTTTTGAGCAGGAAGAGGCAGAGGCCGGAGAAGAGGCTGGCATTCCAGAAAGAGCAGGGAGCGGTGAGGGTGAAagtgaaggtgaagaggaggacgGGTTGGCCTCTGAAGAGGCAGAAAATCAGGAAGGAGGTGAGCACTCACCTGGGCATGACGACACGAATAGAGAGAGTCACCAGGATTACGAGCCGGAGGAGCAGGATTCTAGAGAAGGTCATTCTGGGGAGCAACAGCatcaagacgaagaagaagaggaagcggctTCTGCACCACACCAAAAAGAGGCACAGGCAGATTACCAACAGGAAAAGCAAGGGGACGGAGAGGGTGCTGTGGGGACAGGAGAAAATAGTGAAGGCTTCTCTTCTGACTTCGGTGAACAGGAGCTTGCTTTTGGAACCGCGGGACCTAGTGAAGCACCACCCTCCACCTACCAGCCACAGTTTGAGTCCTTCCCCACAAGTGACTGGTTCAGTGAGTACGAGTCTGGCCCAAGGATAGCTGCAGCCATGGCAGGGGCAACAACTGCAGAGTCTGCCAGTGAGAGCAGTGCGTGGGCCGGTGGCGCTGAAGGGCAAGCTAATCCAACGTACACGACAGCCAGCACTCCACCAGAGAAGGGCAACTCCAGTCCACCTGTAAATGGTGGCACAAATGAAGGTGATGGAGAGGATGGGCTCTTTAGTCAGGCGGTGCTGGGTCAGGAGTCCCCCGAAAAGAACGACAGGCAGGGAAGCTTTGAACAGTTGTGTCTCAATGACTCTTTCTCAAATCAGAATGAACAGGCAGGCCAAGACCAGTCTGATCAGCAGCAAGATGGTCAGATGCAGTCTtcagagcagcagcagcaacagcaggcaTCTGGAGTGACGAATGACTTATTGTCTGAACTGGAATATTTGAACAACAGTGGCCAAGGTTCTCAGTCTGGCCAGGTAGATGGGTCCCCTCATAGTGGAGGTCCTTCCCCTCACAGTGGGGGACCTGCAACTCCCTCACACCTTAGTTCACGAGGTTCAAATTCTGGCACGCCAACTTCCTCCAGTGGGCACCCAACACCGCCTCCCTCAGACACGTCATTCAGGGCACTTGCCACCAGTCCTCTCACCAGCCCACCCCAAGGGTCTTCACCGGCCATAAGAGGACCCACGCCTCCCACAACATCACCTTTgcagcagcagttgcagcagTCCCCTACGGGTGGTGATCAGCAGCAGCAGGGAGGTGTGCCGCGTCTTACTATTGCCAATAACCTCATGGCCCCAACAACAAGTACAGCTATGCTATCCACAACGACAAATAGTCAAGTTGGTGTAGGTGGCATGATGTCCCAATATGGCAACCAATGGCCACAAGCTTCTGGCTACACTGGTAGAGGTGGCTATGCTAGTCTAGCAGGAACCAGTATGGCAAATACAAATCTAGGCGCTCCTTTGCGTGCCCCATTACCTCCTAGTGTTGCAATGCCATATCGTCCGAGCCCTCCACCACGTGTCCGCGGCCGCCCCCCGTTAATGGGGCAGATGGGGCGTCCTCCCCTGCACCAGGGACCCCTCCTACAACCCTCCCGTGGGCCAGGGCGTCCTCCTACTTCGTCTATCCTTCCGCCTCCGTTGATGCCGgcgccaggggggaggggagggatgatgcCGCCGCTGCAACGGATGCACCAGACAATGTACCCCGGCCAGAGACAACCCTCGCCGCAGCAGCAGGGCGCTGCGGGAAAGAGGCAGCTCCTGGGGGCAGCAGGCCATTCTCCAAACAAATCGGCGCGTCGGGAGGACATCAACGTTCCCTCTCGCCAGAAAGACAATGAGTGTCAGATCATTGCAGTGGCCAATCGCACGGACGGCTTGCCTGTCATTGCCAACGTGCAGGGAGGGTCTGCAGCCCCTGGCTCTCAACAGAGGggcagcagcagtaacagcagtggcggtggcagcagcagcagcagcagcagtagcagcaacccCCCCTCAACAGAATCAACCATTAATCTCAGTGACTCCATAACTCTCAGCGTTCGAACGTCATCCGCCAACAAGGAGCCCGTGCAgcgcggggagagaggagggccggACGCTGGCGCCGTGGCCAACCTGCTGGCATCGCGTGGCATCACCGTGACACCCGCAGCAGGAGAGCgccaggagggaggtggtggcggGCGCGACGACCGGCGTCTGCCCACCGCCCAGGAGCTCAACCTCTCCTCCGCCATCTCTGTCCACCCGCCAacgcagcgagagcgagaggccgGTGCAAGAGAGCGCGACCGAGACGGGTTCGCCGTTCCGCAAGCGCCCGCTTCTCGGGGGAGCGGCGTCACCAACAGCAACGTCGAGCGGCCTCCTCGCCCCCCCACAGTCGACCTGACCCAAGACGTACCCACAGCTGGATCTCAGGGCACCCGGCACCAGTGCCACCAGTGCGACCGGTCTTTCCCGACGGCATCGCTACTCGCAGAGCACAGCCGAgtccatcagcagcaccagcaGTCCCGGATGCCTTTCAAGTGCCATTTGTGTACGGCGGGATTTTCAACGCAGAAGGGCCAGCAGCACCACTACCAGCAGTTCCACCAGCTGCACCTGTCGGCAGGTGACGTGGCCATACCCCTGGTTGACCTGCGCAATCCCGTGAATGTGCAGCGCATGGCAGCCCTGGGCATCCGGTCCTTCCTGCCTCTCACCAACCTGCAGAACCGCGGCGCGGGCGGCGTGGTGGGCGTGCCCATCCTGACCCTGGAGAACCTGAGGAACGGCCACATGACGCTGCAGCAGTGGGGGGTCAGCGACGTGCTCTCCCTCGGCCCCGCGAAGACACTGAACATGCCCCGGTAG
- the LOC113822884 gene encoding filaggrin-2 isoform X2 codes for MRFIPLSLVTYQENTAAPPQGEVSTNGAVNDWTYAQGGQYQQNNYLPYQYQQFDYNQQGYYNQDSYYNQQDSTYDQQQQQYYGQPFSSPAYQQQYSVGDQSQQEEQQFQNSQELSEEQQEQSTPQPDHQLAGECGQCWVCGASFQDVALLRDHLALFHAHVQVYSCPLCPADYSSESLLNEHFQNNHVVKDSTEEQNSDTSAPSKVVKAPVRQRSNNNTKAKRPSQVRRKPILWCVRCKINRFATKHDFETHHVGHIHERELQVRLVRLSAAQLQRVKVDSVGGRRSSSGFKLKLRISKVGRGRGRKRREVRIVSNEEGMSESHNSLEDQEGTEAESFEQEEAEAGEEAGIPERAGSGEGESEGEEEDGLASEEAENQEGGEHSPGHDDTNRESHQDYEPEEQDSREGHSGEQQHQDEEEEEAASAPHQKEAQADYQQEKQGDGEGAVGTGENSEGFSSDFGEQELAFGTAGPSEAPPSTYQPQFESFPTSDWFSEYESGPRIAAAMAGATTAESASESSAWAGGAEGQANPTYTTASTPPEKGNSSPPVNGGTNEGDGEDGLFSQAVLGQESPEKNDRQGSFEQLCLNDSFSNQNEQAGQDQSDQQQDGQMQSSEQQQQQQASGVTNDLLSELEYLNNSGQGSQSGQVDGSPHSGGPSPHSGGPATPSHLSSRGSNSGTPTSSSGHPTPPPSDTSFRALATSPLTSPPQGSSPAIRGPTPPTTSPLQQQLQQSPTGGDQQQQGGVPRLTIANNLMAPTTSTAMLSTTTNSQVGVGGMMSQYGNQWPQASGYTGRGGYASLAGTSMANTNLGAPLRAPLPPSVAMPYRPSPPPRVRGRPPLMGQMGRPPLHQGPLLQPSRGPGRPPTSSILPPPLMPAPGGRGGMMPPLQRMHQTMYPGQRQPSPQQQGAAGKRQLLGAAGHSPNKSARREDINVPSRQKDNECQIIAVANRTDGLPVIANVQGGSAAPGSQQRGSSSNSSGGGSSSSSSSSSNPPSTESTINLSDSITLSVRTSSANKEPVQRGERGGPDAGAVANLLASRGITVTPAAGERQEGGGGGRDDRRLPTAQELNLSSAISVHPPTQREREAGARERDRDGFAVPQAPASRGSGVTNSNVERPPRPPTVDLTQDVPTAGSQGTRHQCHQCDRSFPTASLLAEHSRVHQQHQQSRMPFKCHLCTAGFSTQKGQQHHYQQFHQLHLSAGDVAIPLVDLRNPVNVQRMAALGIRSFLPLTNLQNRGAGGVVGVPILTLENLRNGHMTLQQWGVSDVLSLGPAKTLNMPR; via the exons ATGCGGTTCATCCCCCTTTCGCTTGTGACGTACCAGGAGAATACAGCTGCACCACCTCAAG GTGAAGTGTCTACGAACGGTGCAGTAAACGACTGGACGTATGCACAAGGTGGGCAGTACCAGCAGAACAACTACCTTCCGTACCAATACCAGCAGTTTGATTACAACCAGCAAGGTTACTACAACCAAGACTCGTACTACAATCAGCAAGATTCTACGTATgaccagcagcaacagcagtactaTGGTCAGCCCTTCAGCAGCCCTGCTTATCAGCAACAGTACAGTGTAGGGGATCAGTCACAGCAAGAGGAGCAGCAGTTTCAGAACTCGCAGGAGCTTTCAGAAGAACAGCAAGAGCAAAGTACACCACAGCCAGATCATCAGTTAGCAGGGGAATGTGGTCAGTGCTGGGTGTGTGGTGCATCATTCCAGGATGTGGCACTCCTCCGTGACCATTTGGCACTTTTCCATGCCCATGTGCAAGTGTACAGTTGTCCTCTTTGCCCAGCTGACTACTCTAGTGAGAGCCTTCTCAACGAGCACTTCCAAAATAATCACGTGGTAAAGGACTCTACCGAAGAACAGAACTCTGACACTTCAGCACCTTCAAAGGTAGTAAAGGCACCTGTACGCCAGAGATCTAACAATAATACAAAGGCTAAAAGACCTTCCCAGGTTAGAAGAAAACCCATTTTATGGTGTGTGCGCTGTAAGATCAATAGGTTTGCAACTAAACACGACTTCGAAACTCATCACGTGGGCCATATACACGAAAGGGAACTTCAGGTGCGACTAGTGCGCCTAAGTGCAGCACAGCTGCAGAGGGTCAAAGTGGATTCAGTTGGAGGGAGGAGGTCCTCCTCAGGTTTCAAGCTGAAGCTCCGGATTTCCAAAGTgggacgtggacgtggacgtaAGCGAAGAGAAGTACGAATCGTCAGCAACGAGGAGGGCATGAGTGAGAGCCATAATAGCTTAGAAGATCAAGAAGGAACGGAAGCTGAATCTTTTGAGCAGGAAGAGGCAGAGGCCGGAGAAGAGGCTGGCATTCCAGAAAGAGCAGGGAGCGGTGAGGGTGAAagtgaaggtgaagaggaggacgGGTTGGCCTCTGAAGAGGCAGAAAATCAGGAAGGAGGTGAGCACTCACCTGGGCATGACGACACGAATAGAGAGAGTCACCAGGATTACGAGCCGGAGGAGCAGGATTCTAGAGAAGGTCATTCTGGGGAGCAACAGCatcaagacgaagaagaagaggaagcggctTCTGCACCACACCAAAAAGAGGCACAGGCAGATTACCAACAGGAAAAGCAAGGGGACGGAGAGGGTGCTGTGGGGACAGGAGAAAATAGTGAAGGCTTCTCTTCTGACTTCGGTGAACAGGAGCTTGCTTTTGGAACCGCGGGACCTAGTGAAGCACCACCCTCCACCTACCAGCCACAGTTTGAGTCCTTCCCCACAAGTGACTGGTTCAGTGAGTACGAGTCTGGCCCAAGGATAGCTGCAGCCATGGCAGGGGCAACAACTGCAGAGTCTGCCAGTGAGAGCAGTGCGTGGGCCGGTGGCGCTGAAGGGCAAGCTAATCCAACGTACACGACAGCCAGCACTCCACCAGAGAAGGGCAACTCCAGTCCACCTGTAAATGGTGGCACAAATGAAGGTGATGGAGAGGATGGGCTCTTTAGTCAGGCGGTGCTGGGTCAGGAGTCCCCCGAAAAGAACGACAGGCAGGGAAGCTTTGAACAGTTGTGTCTCAATGACTCTTTCTCAAATCAGAATGAACAGGCAGGCCAAGACCAGTCTGATCAGCAGCAAGATGGTCAGATGCAGTCTtcagagcagcagcagcaacagcaggcaTCTGGAGTGACGAATGACTTATTGTCTGAACTGGAATATTTGAACAACAGTGGCCAAGGTTCTCAGTCTGGCCAGGTAGATGGGTCCCCTCATAGTGGAGGTCCTTCCCCTCACAGTGGGGGACCTGCAACTCCCTCACACCTTAGTTCACGAGGTTCAAATTCTGGCACGCCAACTTCCTCCAGTGGGCACCCAACACCGCCTCCCTCAGACACGTCATTCAGGGCACTTGCCACCAGTCCTCTCACCAGCCCACCCCAAGGGTCTTCACCGGCCATAAGAGGACCCACGCCTCCCACAACATCACCTTTgcagcagcagttgcagcagTCCCCTACGGGTGGTGATCAGCAGCAGCAGGGAGGTGTGCCGCGTCTTACTATTGCCAATAACCTCATGGCCCCAACAACAAGTACAGCTATGCTATCCACAACGACAAATAGTCAAGTTGGTGTAGGTGGCATGATGTCCCAATATGGCAACCAATGGCCACAAGCTTCTGGCTACACTGGTAGAGGTGGCTATGCTAGTCTAGCAGGAACCAGTATGGCAAATACAAATCTAGGCGCTCCTTTGCGTGCCCCATTACCTCCTAGTGTTGCAATGCCATATCGTCCGAGCCCTCCACCACGTGTCCGCGGCCGCCCCCCGTTAATGGGGCAGATGGGGCGTCCTCCCCTGCACCAGGGACCCCTCCTACAACCCTCCCGTGGGCCAGGGCGTCCTCCTACTTCGTCTATCCTTCCGCCTCCGTTGATGCCGgcgccaggggggaggggagggatgatgcCGCCGCTGCAACGGATGCACCAGACAATGTACCCCGGCCAGAGACAACCCTCGCCGCAGCAGCAGGGCGCTGCGGGAAAGAGGCAGCTCCTGGGGGCAGCAGGCCATTCTCCAAACAAATCGGCGCGTCGGGAGGACATCAACGTTCCCTCTCGCCAGAAAGACAATGAGTGTCAGATCATTGCAGTGGCCAATCGCACGGACGGCTTGCCTGTCATTGCCAACGTGCAGGGAGGGTCTGCAGCCCCTGGCTCTCAACAGAGGggcagcagcagtaacagcagtggcggtggcagcagcagcagcagcagcagtagcagcaacccCCCCTCAACAGAATCAACCATTAATCTCAGTGACTCCATAACTCTCAGCGTTCGAACGTCATCCGCCAACAAGGAGCCCGTGCAgcgcggggagagaggagggccggACGCTGGCGCCGTGGCCAACCTGCTGGCATCGCGTGGCATCACCGTGACACCCGCAGCAGGAGAGCgccaggagggaggtggtggcggGCGCGACGACCGGCGTCTGCCCACCGCCCAGGAGCTCAACCTCTCCTCCGCCATCTCTGTCCACCCGCCAacgcagcgagagcgagaggccgGTGCAAGAGAGCGCGACCGAGACGGGTTCGCCGTTCCGCAAGCGCCCGCTTCTCGGGGGAGCGGCGTCACCAACAGCAACGTCGAGCGGCCTCCTCGCCCCCCCACAGTCGACCTGACCCAAGACGTACCCACAGCTGGATCTCAGGGCACCCGGCACCAGTGCCACCAGTGCGACCGGTCTTTCCCGACGGCATCGCTACTCGCAGAGCACAGCCGAgtccatcagcagcaccagcaGTCCCGGATGCCTTTCAAGTGCCATTTGTGTACGGCGGGATTTTCAACGCAGAAGGGCCAGCAGCACCACTACCAGCAGTTCCACCAGCTGCACCTGTCGGCAGGTGACGTGGCCATACCCCTGGTTGACCTGCGCAATCCCGTGAATGTGCAGCGCATGGCAGCCCTGGGCATCCGGTCCTTCCTGCCTCTCACCAACCTGCAGAACCGCGGCGCGGGCGGCGTGGTGGGCGTGCCCATCCTGACCCTGGAGAACCTGAGGAACGGCCACATGACGCTGCAGCAGTGGGGGGTCAGCGACGTGCTCTCCCTCGGCCCCGCGAAGACACTGAACATGCCCCGGTAG